In Lysinibacillus sp. FSL M8-0337, the following proteins share a genomic window:
- a CDS encoding DUF2935 domain-containing protein, producing MSNYVQHAVFEHSFWLEILKDHSNFIHDSLYPSETEDIQKAHSFMQQFSQLLAFAKSMKAAEVAVSFSLSVAEVVEQFKQFKFHILRRQLVGKIGIHLAPTFINHMVNELEEYQHVLGYLQKGEIPPIFHELHHHLLWLLDASGHAGTINDELDGVEKRLKQKSETFTQHFEQFYLKAVELTGYLRSNVSTFPALTRFNKDVEIEMKLFKTFLRELEEMELSAEVLGTFTALMADHMWREEQYYLAKLAQSIGEG from the coding sequence TTGTCAAATTATGTACAACATGCCGTGTTTGAACATAGTTTTTGGCTAGAAATCTTGAAAGATCACAGTAATTTTATTCATGATTCATTGTATCCTTCAGAAACAGAGGATATCCAAAAAGCGCATTCATTTATGCAACAATTTTCTCAGTTACTCGCCTTTGCCAAATCCATGAAAGCTGCAGAAGTAGCAGTATCGTTTTCACTTAGTGTTGCTGAGGTAGTTGAACAATTCAAACAGTTTAAATTTCACATTCTTCGACGACAGTTGGTAGGCAAGATTGGTATTCATTTAGCGCCTACATTTATTAATCATATGGTCAATGAATTAGAGGAGTATCAACATGTCCTCGGCTATTTACAAAAAGGTGAAATCCCTCCAATTTTTCATGAACTACATCATCATTTACTTTGGCTTTTAGATGCATCAGGACATGCTGGGACAATCAATGATGAATTAGATGGAGTAGAAAAAAGGTTGAAACAAAAGAGCGAAACTTTTACCCAGCATTTTGAACAATTTTATTTAAAGGCAGTCGAGTTAACGGGATATTTGCGTTCTAATGTAAGCACATTTCCTGCTTTAACACGCTTTAATAAAGATGTAGAAATCGAAATGAAATTGTTTAAGACATTTTTACGGGAGTTAGAGGAAATGGAGCTAAGCGCTGAAGTACTAGGGACATTTACAGCACTTATGGCGGACCATATGTGGAGAGAGGAACAGTATTATTTAGCTAAACTAGCGCAATCTATAGGAGAAGGATAA
- a CDS encoding GNAT family protein, translating into MFPIVETNRLILREIMDEDATDLFRCFSNHLVTQYYGLEPFASIEQAEKLIETFSKNYKEKRGIRWGIERKEAKGIIGTIGFNAWSPKHKRAEIGYELHPDFWRKGYTKEAVAEIVSFGFEKMELNRIGAIVFIENVASNQLLAHLGFHKEGVLKEYMYQQGKAHDTNVYAIFNDKL; encoded by the coding sequence ATGTTTCCTATTGTAGAGACTAATCGATTAATATTAAGAGAAATAATGGATGAAGATGCAACAGACCTTTTTCGCTGTTTTTCCAATCACCTTGTTACCCAGTATTATGGACTAGAACCCTTTGCATCAATCGAACAAGCAGAAAAACTAATCGAAACTTTTTCTAAAAATTATAAGGAAAAAAGAGGTATTCGATGGGGGATAGAGCGGAAAGAAGCAAAAGGCATTATCGGAACCATCGGCTTTAACGCATGGTCACCTAAACATAAACGGGCTGAAATTGGCTATGAGTTGCATCCCGACTTCTGGCGAAAGGGCTATACAAAAGAGGCGGTAGCTGAAATTGTGTCCTTTGGGTTTGAAAAGATGGAACTAAACCGGATTGGGGCAATTGTCTTTATTGAAAATGTAGCATCCAATCAGTTACTAGCTCATTTAGGTTTTCACAAAGAAGGCGTTTTAAAAGAATATATGTATCAACAAGGAAAAGCACATGATACAAATGTATATGCTATTTTTAATGATAAGCTATAA
- a CDS encoding DUF5412 family protein: MKKISLYLLMPLLLFCLYVVYHHFTYTFFYTGDTKDGRPILSPNGDYSAQVYYDNYGGAIGGVKMIVNIIHHQKHDEEQTIYFSDAKGSVNVNWTADDVLSITNYNEYANRNTELVVGKEIYDEQGTACSAYHIKKAFNCKDKDS, encoded by the coding sequence ATGAAAAAAATTAGTTTATATTTGTTGATGCCACTATTACTATTTTGCCTTTATGTTGTTTATCACCATTTTACTTATACTTTTTTCTATACAGGCGATACAAAAGATGGTCGCCCTATTCTTTCACCAAATGGTGACTATTCAGCACAAGTTTATTATGACAATTATGGCGGCGCTATAGGAGGAGTCAAGATGATTGTAAATATTATACATCATCAAAAACATGATGAAGAACAAACAATTTATTTTAGTGATGCCAAAGGCAGTGTAAATGTAAACTGGACTGCAGATGATGTACTATCGATTACAAACTATAACGAATACGCTAATCGCAATACTGAATTAGTCGTAGGTAAAGAAATTTACGATGAGCAAGGAACTGCTTGTAGTGCCTATCACATAAAAAAAGCTTTTAATTGTAAGGATAAAGACTCCTAA
- a CDS encoding YbjQ family protein: MLLTTTDVVAGKEIEETLGLVKGNSVQSRNIGRDMMAGLRNIVGGEMKEYAEMLVRSREIATRGMEEEAQLLGADAIVAVRFSTSSVMDGTSEVLVYGTAVKLKS; encoded by the coding sequence ATGCTTTTAACAACAACGGATGTTGTTGCAGGAAAAGAGATTGAAGAAACATTAGGTTTAGTTAAAGGCAATTCGGTCCAATCGAGAAATATTGGCCGCGATATGATGGCGGGGCTTCGCAATATTGTCGGCGGTGAAATGAAAGAATATGCAGAAATGCTCGTGCGTTCCAGAGAAATTGCTACACGAGGTATGGAAGAAGAAGCGCAGCTTTTAGGAGCTGATGCGATTGTAGCCGTTCGATTTTCCACATCATCTGTTATGGACGGAACGTCAGAGGTTTTAGTTTATGGTACAGCTGTAAAATTAAAAAGTTAA
- a CDS encoding glucosamine 6-phosphate synthetase, with protein sequence MGKLSKRNILWIIPIGIIGVFWYFYGPQEDITDNEYITYVKNYSIENSNQSLETAFASACENPYWVYFETQKGQDVVEFKGDCPINNKKAKVNVQFLVDANMTTVKYGAMLVDSKMQEETDRDSFLLALTKD encoded by the coding sequence ATGGGGAAATTAAGTAAGCGTAATATTTTATGGATTATACCAATCGGCATAATAGGCGTGTTTTGGTATTTTTATGGTCCGCAAGAAGACATCACGGATAATGAATATATTACATATGTCAAAAACTATTCAATCGAAAATAGTAACCAATCACTCGAAACAGCTTTTGCTTCAGCTTGTGAAAATCCATATTGGGTTTATTTTGAGACACAAAAGGGACAAGATGTAGTGGAATTTAAAGGTGATTGTCCTATCAACAACAAAAAGGCTAAAGTCAATGTACAATTTTTAGTCGATGCCAACATGACAACTGTGAAGTATGGCGCCATGTTAGTCGATAGTAAAATGCAAGAAGAAACAGATCGAGACAGCTTTCTACTGGCGTTAACAAAAGATTAA
- a CDS encoding GNAT family N-acetyltransferase, with translation MQIIVVEGVPYHWVKQLQEIHAHVFEGAQLTLEKLESKKDLLCLFAVEKEEIVGFKLGYPHSDGVFYSWLGGVHEKMRGQGIASQLMRQQHEKVLELGFSKVRTYGRNKRKTMLITNIHHGFDIVSTFIDDKGRHKIVFEKLLN, from the coding sequence GTGCAAATCATTGTAGTTGAAGGTGTACCTTATCATTGGGTAAAACAGTTACAAGAAATTCATGCACATGTATTTGAAGGTGCACAACTTACCCTAGAAAAACTTGAAAGTAAAAAAGACCTGCTTTGTTTATTTGCCGTGGAGAAAGAGGAGATAGTAGGTTTTAAATTAGGTTATCCACATTCTGATGGCGTTTTTTATAGTTGGTTGGGCGGTGTTCACGAAAAGATGCGAGGTCAAGGCATTGCGAGTCAATTGATGCGACAGCAACATGAGAAGGTGCTAGAACTTGGCTTTAGTAAAGTTCGTACATACGGTAGAAATAAGCGCAAAACTATGCTTATCACGAATATTCACCATGGTTTTGATATTGTATCGACTTTTATTGATGATAAAGGTCGACATAAAATAGTATTTGAAAAATTATTGAATTGA
- a CDS encoding WYL domain-containing protein, which produces MVDSQQNKGYRVISMFDRLMDGQGISKKQEAFTHQVGEKTIQRDLDQIRAYIEKAKLDCHLEYVRTEKVYKLTNTGKNVLSKEQVLAIVKILIESRALLKSEMSDIIDKLISIVAADKQEFIHNIILNEKHLYVDLNHKKSLLHLIWVISEAIQKKKIIKIDYLRESETIPSQKILKPLGVIFSEYYFYLIAYDSKQEKDLPIVYRIDRIQHFLELDKKFQIPYSERFQEGEFRKRIQFMDAGELMHIKFLFKGRSPQAVLDRLPTAKILSNKDGQCMFEAEVFGRGIKMWLLSQGANIEVLEPLELREEMIETIQSMQQNYLYM; this is translated from the coding sequence ATGGTGGATTCACAACAAAATAAAGGCTATCGTGTCATTTCAATGTTCGACAGATTGATGGATGGTCAAGGAATTAGCAAAAAGCAAGAAGCATTTACACATCAAGTTGGTGAAAAAACCATACAACGAGATTTAGATCAAATTCGAGCGTATATTGAAAAAGCTAAATTAGACTGTCATTTAGAGTATGTGCGAACAGAAAAAGTGTATAAGCTAACGAATACTGGAAAAAACGTTTTATCAAAAGAACAAGTGCTAGCGATTGTTAAAATACTCATTGAATCAAGAGCGCTTTTAAAATCAGAAATGAGCGACATTATCGATAAACTTATTTCAATCGTTGCAGCAGATAAACAAGAGTTTATTCATAATATCATTTTAAATGAGAAGCATTTATACGTTGACTTAAATCATAAAAAATCTCTTTTACATTTAATATGGGTAATTTCAGAGGCGATTCAAAAGAAAAAAATAATTAAAATTGATTATTTACGAGAGAGTGAGACAATTCCTTCACAAAAGATATTAAAACCTCTTGGTGTTATTTTCTCCGAATACTATTTCTATTTAATAGCTTATGATAGTAAGCAAGAGAAGGACCTACCGATTGTCTATCGTATTGATCGTATCCAGCATTTTCTAGAGTTAGATAAGAAATTTCAAATCCCCTACTCCGAACGTTTTCAAGAAGGTGAATTTCGTAAACGCATTCAGTTTATGGATGCAGGTGAGCTGATGCATATTAAATTTCTATTTAAGGGGCGTTCGCCACAGGCGGTCTTAGATCGTTTACCGACAGCTAAAATTTTGTCCAATAAAGATGGACAATGCATGTTTGAAGCAGAAGTTTTTGGTCGTGGTATTAAAATGTGGCTACTTAGTCAAGGGGCGAATATTGAGGTGCTAGAGCCATTAGAGCTGAGAGAAGAAATGATTGAAACAATTCAATCCATGCAACAAAATTATCTTTATATGTAG
- a CDS encoding cupin domain-containing protein, with protein MVLPIDYTSPSTQFTFDVNTSPLFKKDNQNYINILGTAQLNTLENVSLLDIFLSTNNVVEPHYHQNAGELVYCISGAATVSLLNPFTKQIQNYPIKSGQVANIPQGWWHYIVANADNTHILAIFDAPTPEVILGSDILKFTPTAIMAHTYCLDENVWKQTIAPVVPTTYIGPSKECNQSIPTPSSSPNFMQLYPPYNLNLYHYPYMHQNGYSY; from the coding sequence ATTGTTTTGCCCATCGACTACACATCTCCATCCACGCAGTTTACGTTTGATGTAAATACAAGCCCCCTATTTAAAAAGGATAATCAAAACTACATCAACATTCTTGGTACTGCCCAATTAAATACATTAGAAAATGTGTCATTGCTTGATATATTTCTAAGTACCAATAATGTTGTAGAACCGCATTATCATCAAAATGCAGGAGAGCTTGTTTATTGTATTTCAGGTGCTGCTACCGTTTCTCTTTTAAATCCTTTTACAAAACAAATTCAAAATTACCCAATAAAATCTGGACAGGTAGCAAATATTCCACAGGGGTGGTGGCATTATATTGTCGCGAATGCAGACAACACGCATATACTCGCTATTTTTGATGCCCCTACACCAGAAGTTATTTTAGGTTCTGATATTTTGAAATTTACACCAACAGCAATTATGGCGCATACGTATTGCTTAGATGAAAATGTATGGAAACAAACGATTGCGCCTGTTGTTCCTACGACTTATATCGGTCCTTCAAAAGAATGCAACCAATCCATTCCAACTCCCTCTAGCTCACCAAATTTTATGCAACTGTATCCGCCTTACAACCTAAATCTTTACCATTATCCCTACATGCATCAAAATGGTTACTCGTATTAA
- a CDS encoding DUF3231 family protein encodes MKMSKRNIDALRFKEVFVIWKQLGVNNGYIATNHLFFKHAVNRELKVIILEFIQFLKEENKQLEKLLKENGVLAPPLSIDQGNLQIAKIRGKTAVNDCEISAILSMNIASSLISVSQAMDMSIEHTLSTKYQVFHMKYANLGAKLIALSHKKRWLLAPSTM; translated from the coding sequence ATGAAAATGTCAAAGCGAAATATAGACGCTCTACGTTTTAAGGAAGTGTTTGTAATTTGGAAACAACTTGGGGTCAATAATGGCTATATAGCAACCAATCATCTCTTTTTCAAACATGCAGTGAATCGAGAGTTAAAAGTCATTATTTTGGAGTTTATACAATTTTTAAAAGAGGAAAATAAACAATTAGAGAAGCTATTAAAAGAAAATGGCGTTCTTGCCCCACCACTATCAATTGACCAAGGAAATTTACAAATTGCTAAGATTCGAGGCAAGACAGCCGTAAATGATTGCGAAATTAGCGCCATCCTATCAATGAATATTGCTTCGTCGTTAATTTCAGTCAGTCAAGCGATGGACATGTCTATCGAGCATACGCTCTCTACAAAATATCAAGTCTTTCATATGAAGTATGCCAATCTCGGCGCAAAGTTAATTGCACTTAGTCACAAAAAACGTTGGTTACTTGCTCCTTCTACAATGTAA
- a CDS encoding MFS transporter: protein MNWRVFILAATTFAVGLVELIVGGILPYIADDLNVSVATSGQLITIFALVYAISAPVLLSLTAKVERKQLYLISLFLFTLGNVMTYFSPTFAIVMMARIITAMSTALVIVLSLTITTKIVEPRHRAKALGLIFVGVSSALVIGVPMGIFITEAFGWRAVFLGIAMLSSVSMILIFMILEKMPVVEVVPLKAQIKSLANWKIASAHLTTLFMLAGHYMLYAYFTPFLVEAFNLSSSWISICYLVFGLASVSGNAIGGWLSDQIGTGKSIVIIIATFAIVLFSIPYTIVAFPLFLVVTVLWGALSWALTPPLQNYLIQTDPKTSDIQQSLNTAALQIGISIGSAVGGAMFTVTGSVMHLASFGAILVLAALGCAIFSLKRAPLANGNL from the coding sequence ATGAATTGGAGAGTATTTATATTGGCTGCTACTACTTTTGCAGTTGGATTGGTAGAGCTAATTGTAGGCGGTATTTTGCCATATATCGCAGATGATTTGAACGTTTCAGTTGCAACATCAGGACAATTAATTACCATTTTTGCACTAGTATATGCTATTTCAGCGCCTGTCCTTTTATCGTTAACTGCGAAAGTGGAAAGGAAGCAGCTTTATCTTATTTCATTGTTTTTATTCACATTGGGGAATGTCATGACCTATTTTAGCCCGACCTTTGCCATTGTGATGATGGCAAGAATCATCACAGCAATGAGTACAGCATTGGTTATTGTGTTGTCTTTAACAATTACAACAAAAATAGTAGAGCCAAGACATCGTGCCAAAGCGTTAGGGCTTATTTTTGTCGGCGTCAGTTCGGCATTAGTCATCGGTGTACCGATGGGCATTTTTATTACCGAAGCATTCGGTTGGCGTGCTGTTTTTTTAGGGATTGCAATGCTGTCATCTGTATCCATGATTCTAATATTTATGATTTTAGAAAAAATGCCAGTTGTTGAAGTGGTGCCATTAAAAGCTCAAATCAAGTCATTAGCTAATTGGAAAATAGCGAGTGCGCATTTAACAACACTGTTTATGTTGGCGGGGCATTATATGCTTTATGCCTACTTTACGCCATTTTTAGTTGAAGCTTTTAATTTAAGCTCTTCTTGGATCAGTATTTGTTATTTAGTATTCGGTCTTGCTTCAGTAAGCGGAAATGCAATTGGTGGTTGGTTAAGTGACCAAATTGGTACGGGCAAATCAATCGTTATAATTATTGCAACATTTGCCATCGTGCTGTTCAGTATTCCGTATACGATTGTCGCTTTTCCGTTATTTTTAGTCGTGACAGTGTTGTGGGGAGCGCTTAGTTGGGCACTTACACCACCGTTACAAAATTATTTGATTCAAACAGATCCGAAAACATCGGATATTCAACAAAGCTTAAATACTGCCGCCCTACAAATAGGGATTTCAATAGGCTCAGCAGTTGGTGGGGCTATGTTTACGGTTACAGGCTCGGTCATGCATTTAGCAAGCTTCGGTGCTATTTTAGTGTTAGCTGCGTTAGGGTGTGCCATTTTTTCTTTAAAGAGAGCACCGCTTGCAAATGGCAACTTATAA
- a CDS encoding nucleoside 2-deoxyribosyltransferase, translated as MMKAYLANGLFSLGDRLVNERLAKAIRQAIPDIELYVPQENDAINDKSSYADSLAIAEADLAMLQMSDVLVAVLDGVEIDSGVAAEIGAFSMLNRPIVGVFTDVRQQGRENMMKIEALIRDGIENQFVYRNLFVIGLIKRNGVITTSIDDAVLAVQELQQ; from the coding sequence ATGATGAAAGCATATTTAGCGAATGGGTTATTTTCTTTAGGAGATCGCTTAGTAAATGAAAGATTAGCAAAGGCAATTCGACAAGCGATACCAGATATTGAATTATATGTGCCACAGGAGAACGATGCGATTAATGATAAGTCATCCTATGCGGATAGTTTAGCCATTGCAGAAGCGGATTTAGCAATGCTACAAATGAGTGATGTATTAGTAGCTGTGTTAGATGGTGTAGAAATTGATTCTGGCGTAGCGGCTGAAATTGGTGCATTTTCAATGTTGAACCGCCCAATCGTTGGGGTATTTACAGACGTCCGTCAACAAGGGCGAGAAAATATGATGAAAATAGAAGCGCTTATACGTGATGGCATTGAAAATCAATTTGTTTACCGTAATTTATTTGTTATCGGTTTAATCAAGCGCAACGGTGTCATTACGACTTCTATTGACGATGCTGTATTAGCGGTTCAGGAACTTCAACAATAA
- the lepB gene encoding signal peptidase I, with product MQAEKTNMKKEILSYIKIIVVTAIVVLGCKQFLFAPIKVQGASMYPTYEDKDIIIVSKTSKIERFDQIVFQSPTEDELYIKRVIGLPGDTVEMIDDVLYVNGKAYKEDYVNRQTDDPSQLRITENFTLEGLTNEKKVPEGKYFVMGDNRLKSYDSRHYGLIAKDAIYGEAKLTLYPFKHFHIGIE from the coding sequence CCTACATTAAAATTATTGTCGTGACAGCAATCGTCGTCTTAGGCTGTAAGCAATTTTTATTTGCACCGATAAAAGTACAAGGTGCTTCTATGTATCCGACATATGAGGATAAGGACATTATTATTGTAAGTAAAACAAGTAAAATTGAACGCTTTGACCAAATTGTCTTTCAATCTCCGACTGAGGATGAATTATATATTAAGCGTGTGATAGGGCTTCCAGGGGATACAGTCGAAATGATCGATGATGTATTGTATGTAAATGGAAAGGCCTATAAAGAAGATTATGTAAATCGTCAAACTGATGATCCGAGTCAACTACGCATTACTGAGAATTTCACATTAGAAGGTTTAACGAATGAGAAAAAGGTGCCAGAAGGTAAATACTTTGTCATGGGTGATAACCGTTTGAAAAGTTATGATAGTCGCCATTACGGCTTAATTGCAAAAGATGCTATTTATGGAGAAGCGAAATTGACTCTTTATCCATTTAAGCATTTTCACATTGGCATTGAATAG
- the topB gene encoding type IA DNA topoisomerase, protein MGKIAILAEKPSQARAYADAFKIKQKEKTFIELEPCSTFPEGAIITWAVGHLVELKEPKEYKKEWEKWSLESLPIILDKYEDKVVSKMYTQFNAVKKIFSDPQVTIIYNCCDSEREGSNIFYSLLKMTKVKKPVKRLWINSLEVDEIRKGFQNMHSNERDLLMYQEAKTRQISDWLVGMNCSRLYTLLLQQKGFKGSISIGRVQSPTVYLIYKRQQEIENFKPEKFYEIEGLFKAQNGLYKGKAKIKSNVREEVEQLLRQHAIQPLDTGQITSVTNKTKRIQPPKLHALSTLQATANRRWKYSPAHVLKLTQSLYEKKLVSYPRTDSQLITPNEYNYLHDALQKYQQLIGQSFTPVVRGQHKRYVDSSNVGEHYAIIPTKKVPTEKALQSMTADERNIYFEILHTTLAMFHADYEYDEKTILTNVKNVEFKSVGKTELVKGWRELFASDKEPPHREEVLPVVSKGEIVQSKVAIMEGTTTPPKPYTEGQLITMMKTCGKSVEDETEIEVLNSVEGIGTEATRSGIIETIKKHGFIEVKKNIVSITPKGELLCRAIEGTLLSSPSMTAKWEIYLKKIGRGEGSAKHFIDNIGKFIHQLIAEVPNKINTITIDAEQLATNTKAKDIVTCPTCKVGKISLRKKFYGCSEYKNGCKQTFPERLLGRKLTEKNIRDLCTSGKTAEMKGFKAKSGKQFSAALQFVEGKIEFAFNTKK, encoded by the coding sequence ATGGGAAAAATCGCTATTTTGGCAGAGAAACCATCTCAAGCAAGAGCTTATGCAGACGCATTTAAAATTAAACAAAAAGAGAAAACGTTTATTGAATTAGAGCCCTGTTCAACATTTCCTGAGGGAGCAATTATTACTTGGGCTGTAGGCCATCTTGTAGAATTGAAGGAACCTAAAGAATATAAAAAGGAATGGGAAAAATGGTCCCTAGAATCGCTGCCAATTATCTTAGATAAATATGAAGACAAAGTAGTAAGTAAAATGTATACGCAGTTTAATGCAGTCAAAAAAATCTTTAGTGATCCGCAAGTAACAATAATTTATAACTGCTGCGATAGTGAACGTGAAGGTTCAAATATATTCTACTCTCTTTTAAAAATGACAAAAGTAAAAAAGCCTGTAAAACGTTTATGGATTAACTCTTTAGAGGTGGATGAAATTCGGAAAGGTTTTCAAAATATGCACAGTAACGAGCGTGATCTGCTCATGTATCAAGAAGCAAAAACACGCCAAATTAGCGACTGGCTAGTGGGCATGAACTGTAGTCGTTTATATACATTACTGCTTCAACAGAAGGGCTTTAAGGGCAGTATTTCTATTGGGCGTGTGCAATCACCAACCGTGTATTTGATTTATAAAAGACAACAAGAAATCGAGAATTTTAAGCCTGAAAAGTTTTATGAAATTGAAGGGTTATTTAAAGCCCAAAATGGTCTGTATAAAGGTAAGGCGAAAATCAAATCTAATGTTAGAGAAGAAGTAGAGCAATTATTGAGGCAACACGCTATTCAGCCACTGGATACGGGTCAAATTACGAGTGTAACAAATAAGACAAAGCGTATCCAACCACCTAAATTGCATGCATTATCAACTTTGCAGGCAACAGCAAATAGACGCTGGAAATATAGTCCGGCTCATGTGTTAAAGTTGACACAGTCGTTGTACGAAAAAAAGCTAGTATCTTACCCACGTACCGATTCACAGCTGATAACGCCAAACGAATACAATTATTTACATGATGCGTTGCAAAAATATCAACAACTCATTGGTCAGTCTTTTACGCCTGTTGTAAGAGGTCAACATAAGCGTTATGTTGACAGTTCTAATGTAGGCGAGCACTATGCCATTATTCCGACGAAAAAGGTACCAACCGAAAAAGCGTTACAATCCATGACTGCGGATGAACGAAATATTTATTTTGAAATATTACATACAACGCTTGCGATGTTTCATGCTGATTATGAGTATGATGAAAAAACGATTTTAACGAATGTGAAAAATGTAGAATTTAAATCCGTCGGGAAAACAGAGCTTGTAAAAGGCTGGAGGGAGCTTTTCGCTAGCGATAAAGAGCCTCCACATCGTGAGGAAGTTCTACCTGTCGTATCCAAAGGGGAAATCGTCCAAAGTAAGGTCGCTATTATGGAAGGGACTACAACGCCACCAAAGCCTTATACAGAAGGGCAACTTATTACAATGATGAAAACATGTGGTAAATCGGTTGAAGATGAGACTGAAATCGAAGTTTTAAATTCTGTAGAAGGTATTGGCACAGAGGCAACACGTAGTGGCATTATTGAAACGATTAAAAAGCATGGGTTTATTGAGGTGAAGAAAAATATTGTCAGTATCACACCTAAAGGGGAACTGTTATGTAGAGCAATTGAAGGCACCTTGCTTTCCAGTCCTTCGATGACAGCGAAATGGGAAATTTATTTAAAAAAAATAGGACGGGGCGAAGGGTCTGCCAAACATTTTATCGACAATATTGGCAAATTCATTCATCAGTTAATTGCAGAAGTACCAAACAAAATTAACACAATCACAATTGATGCGGAGCAATTGGCTACAAATACTAAAGCAAAAGATATTGTGACATGCCCAACATGCAAAGTAGGCAAAATCAGCTTGCGCAAGAAATTTTATGGTTGCTCGGAATATAAAAATGGCTGTAAACAAACATTTCCAGAAAGATTATTAGGGAGAAAGCTCACGGAGAAGAATATTAGAGATTTATGTACGAGCGGGAAAACAGCCGAAATGAAAGGTTTCAAAGCAAAAAGTGGCAAGCAATTCAGCGCCGCCCTGCAATTTGTGGAAGGGAAAATTGAATTTGCATTTAATACAAAAAAATAA